Proteins found in one Oryza glaberrima chromosome 4, OglaRS2, whole genome shotgun sequence genomic segment:
- the LOC127770202 gene encoding transcription factor LAF1-like → MGCKACQKPKVHYRKGLWSPEEDQKLRDFILRYGHGCWSAVPVKAGLQRNGKSCRLRWINYLRPGLKHGMFSREEEETVMNLHATMGNKWSQIARHLPGRTDNEVKNYWNSYLKKRVEGAEAAARKSAEPADVVTGSPNRSETGQERVAADRPASSESSGPVESSSADDSSSLTEPAAGLAAVRPHAPVIPKVMFADWFDMDYGTSLAGTAPGLSYQGSSSVQVDGPCGGAVDSLHGLGDGGFCWDFDDAADHMQGGGGLCDLLSMSEFLGIN, encoded by the exons ATGGGGTGCAAGGCGTGCCAGAAGCCCAAGGTGCACTACCGGAAGGGCCTGtggtcgccggaggaggaccAGAAGCTCCGCGACTTCATCCTCCGCTACGGCCACGGCTGCTGGAGCGCCGTCCCCGTGAAGGCCG GGCTGCAGCGTAACGGCAAGAGTTGCAGGCTGAGATGGATCAATTACCTGAGGCCGGGGCTGAAGCACGGCATGTTTTcccgagaggaagaagaaaccgTCATGAACCTGCACGCTACAATGGGCAACAA GTGGTCACAGATAGCGCGGCATCTGCCTGGCCGGACGGACAACGAGGTGAAGAACTACTGGAACTCGTACCTCAAGAAGCGAGTCGAAGGCGCGGAGGCTGCGGCCAGAAAATCCGCCGAGCCGGCCGACGTCGTCACCGGCAGCCCGAACCGCAGCGAGACCGGCCAAGAACGCGTCGCCGCTGaccggccggcgagctccgagTCTTCCGGGCCGGTCGAGTCGTCGTCGGCCGACGACTCGAGCAGCCTCACCGAGCCCGCGGcggggctcgccgccgtccggccGCACGCGCCCGTGATCCCCAAGGTCATGTTCGCCGACTGGTTCGACATGGACTACGGGACTAGCCTCGCCGGGACGGCGCCGGGCCTGAGCTACCAGGGCTCGTCGTCGGTGCAGGTCGACGGCccgtgcggcggcgccgtggactCCCTGCACGGGctgggcgacggcggcttctGCTGGGACTTCGACGACGCGGCCGATCACatgcagggaggaggagggctctGCGACCTGCTCTCCATGAGCGAGTTCCTCGGCATCAACTAG